The genomic interval AAGAAAATAAAGATAGAAAGAAACCTATCCATATACTTtctgaaaagaaaatataataatattctaTAGTAAAGAAAATCATAATTTAGTATTGTAACAAACACAGAATGGTGAAGGTCAGACTGACTGCGgtacatttaaagaaaaactcTACATTTTGTAACCCAAACATGAGCTTTATAAATTTCTAGATTTAGCCATTGATAAGATGAACCTCCATTTTCCCAGGATAACAATGGTGTCATTGGTCTTCTGGAGCCCATGAAAACAGCCCCTGTACCACTTAAACTCCCAATGACGGAAGCCGTTGTGAAAATAGCATCGGGTAAGAAACTTTGTCCCTTGAAGCCAAATATATTGATTTGTGTGTTATACATGCTGtcgttttttattaataattcttTAATCCTTTTAATAGGTAACGATCATGTGGTCCTGGTGACACAGGAGGGTAATCTTTACACATCAGGTTCAGCAGAGCAGGGACAGCTGGGAAGAGTACCTGAGCATTTCTCAAATAGGGGAGGCAGAAAAGGCCTTGGTAAGCAACACAAAGAAGCACTGACTGCTCGCTCTTATACCacagattttaaaatgatgtcaGTGTTTCTGGTTGGTTTCTGTTTCTACAAGTTAGGATAATGATGCCTTTATGCCAGATGAGTCTGAAATGGAAGGTTAAATTGACTTGTTCAGCTCTTTCCAAAGTAGTGTTATGGCATTGGGAAGACATAAATGGTCATAGTACAAGGTAAATATTAATGGTTTATAATTTATGCTTGTGATTTTTAGGACGGCTACTGGTACCACAGATGGTAAAGGTAAAAGGGAAAGTCCATTTTGTGGATGCCTTCTGTGGAGCGTACTTCACCTTTGCTGTGTCAAAGGAAGGACATGTGTATGGATTTGGACTTTCCAACTATCACCAGCTGGGTCAGTGTGGCACATGAGCGATCCTGGCAGTAACTGACATTTGGTTCTATTCTAACTCAAAGATTTGTGCTCTGCTTCTTTACACCTCTCTTCTTCTGTCTAGGCACTAAAAGCACTAAGATGTGTTTTGTCCCAGTAAAACTAACATGCTTCAAGAACTCAACCACCTCATGGCTGGATTTCTCTGGAGGACAGCATCACACAATCTGCCTTGATGCTGCAGGTAAACTATCTCATTTGTAAATTAACTTATAATAAGTGTCATGAAGTTAGAGGTCAAAGATTTTTTTGttctagtttgttttttattcagcaATATAACCCAAAGATTGAAAAATAAAGGCCAAATATCAAAGACAATATCTAGTATTACTGGAATATCCACTGAGACCTGCCACCGAGGTTTCAGTTAGTGCTAGATTATCAATTAAgattttttcccctttcattCTATAGGGCAGGTTTATAGCCTTGGCAGAGCAGAGTATGGTCGCCTTGGCCTCGGCCAAGGGGCTGAAGAAAAAAGCGAGCCCACACCTGTGATGGGGATGGAGCCGGCCAGTGGAGTGGCATGTGGGGCATCTGTCAGTTACGCTGTCACCAAAGAAGGTATAAACATTGGAGGCACTGAAGCAACTTCCTGTCAAATTGCCAATGTCTTCTAATGACAGAACAACCTGAATATAACACCCATGAGATTGATATTGCACATTCTGCCATTTATTCTGAAGTGATTGAGAAACTTCTGTCATAAAATATTTACTCAAAGTTTGTAATGTCTCTGTTTATTCCAGGATCTGTATATGCATGGGGCATGGGCACAAATCTGCAGCTTGGCACAGGAGAAGAGGATGATGAATGGAGCCCTGTAAAGATGACTGGCAAGCAGCTGGAGAATCGTTCAGTACTGATGGTGTCCAGCGGAGGGCAGCACACAGCGCTTTTGGTCAAAGACAAACAGGAGAGTTGATGCCCGTCAGCAAAGATGGGGGGAACTTTTGATGCATTTCAGCTTGTGAATCGTCTATGATACATGGAGGTAGCTGAGCCAAGAGAGTAAGAGAGGTTGCAGGACAGAGCTGAGATCCAGACCCTTTTTATGAGAATTCTGTTCTTCTGAGGGTTGGGAAATTTTCAGATGTTCAGTAGGTTGTCACAGATGAGACTATTTTTTTAAACCTAGTTTTTGATGTTCTTTGAATTCTTTTCAAATCACTAGTATGGTTGTAAGCTGGTAAATTTGATGTTTGTGAATGTGGCTGCATGTACATGGAAAAAAATAGCTTTTTAAAACCTCTTTCAACCAGCACTCTTTTTAATGGGTTCGTCTTTACTTTAAAGCAATAATTTAATCAGTTCAAACAGGagtgagttcaatgagactacTGTTCAGGCCACACATTGTGATTATGTGGACATCTAGTCCTACTGTATCATGCATTTGTCGTGTTTCCTGTCTGAAAAATAAAggtaatatttttaatttttaatccaGTATCATTTTTTGGATGcagtttgtttccagtttttcacatttaatgtgTCATACCTTATAAACTAAATGTGTAAATTTTTCTActttctacttccgcctctcgaggagtgcagacgtgttttctttctgctcccactctgcttttgcttgcagtgtccttgtcttgtctttttctgagcaccctgatctgctattctggaataacattatggagctaatcaactggtcactcagcgcattggacaaaatgttttcacaaaggaaagaatctccgggagaacccctctgccccttggggacttttgcctccggctacgtgcgggacgcgtgggattcctggtgccccctgtgtctggagcctctgtccatcgaggatgcagaggatctattcatattttggactttgataactgggctactcatgattggctttggtggtgccctgctttatcggaagattggaaagattggaaaacctgtggccggctcattggcgtgtccaccggctgtggagctgcaaacaccgacgggggccatggttactcggctgacggaattacaccagaggattgcccggattgaaggactgatctgtaacatctcagcccgttcggatgcccggatcacaggactgactaataagagcGTGTCACCTTCAGCTGTGGGTAATTGATTTCTGATCTCTAGAAGTAGTGTGTTGACTAGTTGTTGAGCATTGCTGCAGTCAGGGGGCACAGGAGTAGTGCCCTTTGTCGTAATATAGGAACAAGCCACCGTTTCCAGAATTACACTGCAGAAGATGTTGTCAGTTTTCAGTTGAGAAGGTTTCACACATGGGCACCTTGATCATTCTGTTTTATGTGAATACAAACACCCAGAGTCATGACCGATTTATAAAGAGAAACGCTTACAGATGCAAATCATAGCACAAGTGTATAACATCAAAGCAGGCTTGAAATGCATTTCATCCTCATGTCCTGTTGCTTTAATTTATCCCAAAGCACCGATGAAGTGTAAGAGCTCAGTCTGGCAGAAAGCTTTGAAATGCTGGAGTATCCGTCACAAGCACCTAATTGATCAGAGTGAATCTCTTCCCTAATGTGTGCGTGGTGGTCTGCAACAATGAGATGATAGAAATACATTTGGAGGCTTCAGTCATTGCTTCCTGTTCTTCCACTTGGCAGTATGTGTAGTGGTTCTGGGCATTAAAGTAAACATACAACAGCTGATCTATCTATATATCCACAGTGGCCTCTTCTTTAGGTTCACCAGCAcagtcagctgctcctccatcagctaTAGAGGGAGTTACAGACCCACAATGAGTTcagctttttgcttaaaaaaaccGATGCActgcagatgtttgtttctGCACCTTCAATACTTGGAGAAACATAGAGCTGGGTTCTTTCACCTTCACAGCAGACGCAGGCAAATGATGCTGATTTCTGCTGTGGGGTGATGAAAGGCCGTTAAAAGCGTTCATCTTTGACACCTGTTAACAGCTTTCCACACGCCTCATCGTTCAGGCGGATGAGGGTCAAAAGCCGTCTCGCGGCACAAAGACAGAGGTCGTGCAGAAATCTGTAGTAATCCAGTGGTTGTTAAAACAAtctgaggaaacaggagtcCCAGGCACCTGCACCGTCTATCATAAGTACTCATTTCTGTCAAGTTGCCTTGTTTTAATGGGGACGTGTGTCTGCCTCCATCTCACTGTGCTGCTCCCGGAAGTTAACTTCCTTTTTCAATTGTGTTCCGTGCTGTTTCGTTTTCCTGTCTGAGAATTGCTTTCATCATAGTGGAAATGAGGACGTAGGCCCCTCATATTTGATTTCCTTCACTCTAATCCATTGGTATATATAACTGTCTTGCAATATGCAACTGGAGGCAAACACTCACCGGCTTGTTCTGCAAATTTGTGTTGTGCTTCATCACATGACTCTCAAATCTCTCaaagaacgtgtgtgtgtgtgtgtgtgtgtgtgtgtgtgtgtgtgtgtgtgtggaccttaCCTCCAGACAAGCACATCACGCTGTGACATCCCCTGTGTTATAAAACAGGTGCTGCTGTTCAGCAACAACACCAAATGCTCCTGGCTGCTTCTGATTTATTAAGTGATGTTTGAACTACTAAATGCATGAATAGCTCAATGGTTGCCATGGCAGTGGAGATGTTATTGGGCTCCAGCCTCTTGAAAGCTAATAGGAGAATTGTTTAGACTGAGAAAACatttctgtgaatgtgtgtgcaggAAACTAATGGGGTATTATGAGCTATTGAATAGCTCTCCTGCTGCGACGCTGCTAGGACTCCATCACACTTGTATTTACTGGAGATTGCCTTGATCAATTGGACTCTTCACCCAGTGGCTTGAGTGCTTTCTGCGAGGCCACAGCAGAGGACCAACAGCTGGACAGCGGCTCCAGTAGTACAAGCAAACGATTTAAACCAAATAAATCTCATTTATGAACAGTAGCTCGAAAACTGCATATGCAGGGATAGATCCTGCGAAGCAACCGGGgatgtgattttatttatttaatcacatttttttcaaaaaaacaTTATATCAAGCTTTATTTGTAATGAAAGCAGACAGTAAAGTCTGTAAACAGGAGTTACATGGAAAAGACATTCCACTGAGCACGTCAACAACAAAGAGCTGACAGATAAACAGAGATTCCAGCCTTTTATTCTCACACGTTCACGTTCCAAAGTTCGTTAAGTGGAATTCCTCAGCTCGGGTGCAGATCGGACGTGTTgtgctacagtagctgtgcttaatgtgtgtgagtgttttgcAGAGTTCTGGCACCGCACGTTTTCATCGGTTCAACCGCGCGCGTACATTAGTGGACTCCATCTTtacttgttgttgctgtgtgaaAAGCCTTTGAAGGTGCAGCGTGTTGAAAGACTTACAGCATGTGGCTGAAAACGTATCGACGCCGGCCGCCAAATGATATTAATGCGTTGCTGCAGGACAAGAGCACAACATCTCATGTCCAGATGAAAGAAAAATGACCGTGGTTGTGTAAttcaaactgcagcagaaaaaaattacattttaaaaaggccAAGCTACAATCTGGTTACGGAAGCAGTCGGCTCGTGGTGTGGCCAGATTCATCACTCCTTTATTGCATTTTCATTTGGCTTTTACGAATCCAGTCATGGATTTCTCCTAGGTGATTTATTGTTTGGATCTGTTTGGATGGAGACGTGGTGTATAGGCTTTTTTGAGAATGTGACATTAGAGCGGGATTTTTCAGCATCCTAGAGTCTTCCACCAGATCACCTGGTTCTATTGTCTGACAgatcctccttcagcttctcagcAGTTCGGGCATTTCCGCCCTTTGTGTCCAAAGCTGAAAATGGGAAAATGAAATGAGATTTGTCATTTTCAACAAATGGCTCTTCAGATGTTGTGTTCTGTATTATATATTTGTCTTGGATTCAACAAATAGTCCAAATCAATCCCGCTAATGAGGATGACATTTACCCCATCACTAATCCAGGCTTAAT from Betta splendens chromosome 16, fBetSpl5.4, whole genome shotgun sequence carries:
- the rcc1 gene encoding regulator of chromosome condensation, producing the protein MPAKKTATKRKSEPVVKDDPDTKKVKVSHRSHSKEAGQVLVLGQGDVGQLGLGENITERKKPAFLSLPEKIVQVIAGGMHTVCLSETGHVYTFGCNDEGALGRDTTEEGSETVPAKVTLEEKVVQVSAGDSHTAALTEDGSVYIWGSFRDNNGVIGLLEPMKTAPVPLKLPMTEAVVKIASGNDHVVLVTQEGNLYTSGSAEQGQLGRVPEHFSNRGGRKGLGRLLVPQMVKVKGKVHFVDAFCGAYFTFAVSKEGHVYGFGLSNYHQLGTKSTKMCFVPVKLTCFKNSTTSWLDFSGGQHHTICLDAAGQVYSLGRAEYGRLGLGQGAEEKSEPTPVMGMEPASGVACGASVSYAVTKEGSVYAWGMGTNLQLGTGEEDDEWSPVKMTGKQLENRSVLMVSSGGQHTALLVKDKQES